GACAAGCTGGGCGGGATGTGTCTCCGAATCTTTACGTCTTGGAATGGTAATGAGGTCGAGGTGATTACGGTCGGTATTGAGAGGATGGGGGCGGGCTTCATCGGCGCTGAGGGGAATAGAGGGTCGCACCATGCATCTGTTACTGTACATATCACGGTTCCGTGCCGGGgtgcgtgccgtgccgtgccctgcGACCACCACGATTCCATCCACACTATGTATATGCACGTATGTAGCGTTTTGCCAAGCGATGATGAATTTCTGTTATACAATACGAAGCGCAGAGTATGCCACGTGCAATGGGTGCTATCTTTGTGCGTCGCGACTCTGGCAGAAGACGGACCGAGTCGCTATCGGGGAGttttgtacgaagtacaaacAAGTGACGACACGTTCCGTGGCTCTACATGGTTTCTGGTAGTCCAAGTAGTAACTAACTCAGGCCTGCCTAGTAGTTTAATGTACCATCCCACGCAGTCAAatcgctcactcactcaaaCTCACACCACACGGCAAAGGCAAGAAAGAGAAGCCCGTCATTGTCTGGAAATCATCTGCTTTCATTACGGCATTGCAATTTCAAGAACCACTTGCGTAAATACAGCCAGCCCACCGTCCCAAGTCCAGAGCCAACACGagcggggaaggggggaagaggagaaACCCCCCTTCCAATACAGAAAACGCTTCAACTTTCCACTCAACCACCCCATCTCCCCCTTGCGCATATCCCGCAAGCACAAGCAGGTccgtcgagggcagcggAGCTCTGCCAGAGGAGTGGCAGGGAGTGGAGGGAAGAAGGCGCCCGCCTGACCTCTCTGCCCGCCGTCCTTCCACCGCTGACCAAGCCCAAGATATCAAAGAAACGAGGAGCCCCGTCGCGCAAACAAGACATTCCTAGCCGAAGGGTCCCTACGACACCCGCCCAGTTCCCAAAAACAAAGAGTGAGGAAGAgcgacaagctcaaggggAGGCCCTCGTTGTCGCGCAGCCACGTATATATCATACCCCTCCCGGCCCGTCATGGCGAGCACGCCGGCTGACCATGATGCTGACGCCAGGGCGCCTATAAGAACGAAGCCACGAAAAAGAAAACAGTCAGAGACGTCTAAGAGCTCTTAGTCTTCTTGCGTCCCGACTTCTTGGGctcctccttgtcgtcgacggccttggtGGACGTTCGCCGACGCTTCTTATCAGGGCTGGCGGGGGTGGCCTTGGGCTCCATGATGctggtgtcggcggcgggagtggccgtcttgcgcttgcgaccaccagcagccttcttgggcgtcttggcgtcatcggcgccctgctgcagctgctcagcaatggcgtcgtggtcgttgttgggcgcctcggcgggcgtgtcCTTGATCTCCGGCATGGGGATCTGGAAGTCCTCGGCATACTTGAGAGCCTCATCGTCGTTCATGTTCTTGGCCAGAGGGTTGCCCTGCTTGTACGAGTGCACACGGGCGTTGTAGAGACGCAGGTTATACTGATAAGCGGCATTCCAGCCCTGCAAAGAAGACGTTAGCAACCAACTGTAGGCGAAGCAATGGGAGGGAGTATCTATCTCACCTTCTTCTCTGTAGGGCTCATGTGGGCCCATCGTCGCTGACCCTCTTCCTGGACAGCACCCTTGGGAGCCTCGGCACCAAGGTCATTGGCGATGATGGAACGGGCGTGCTGCATGTACAGGAAGTAGGGGGTGAGAGGGCGCTTGGGGGCGTTGGGGTCGTGAGTACGCTTCTTgcgctccttcttctcctccacgGGCTGGTGAAGCTCGGGGATGGGCATGATGAGCTGAGCCGCCGTGTTCTCAAAGGAGCTCAGGAGgtcagcaccaccatcagcagTGGCCTCACCGAGGAGCAGGTTCGTCTGGCGAACATAGTCGGTGGTGAAAGACCTGATGAGCTCAATGATAGTGTTGAGACGGCCAACAGCCTGTGGAGCACCTGTTAGCCATATGAATGTATCATGACCGGAGACGCATGTATTGCGAGACAACATGGGTGAGGCCGAGGGCAGGTGAAAGAGGCGACGCGTCTAGGGCAGCATGCATAGCCGGTCGTCTGGGTGGACCAGAGGTGGCGACGGCTGCGCTCCAGTCGGGGCCGCAAGCTCGCTGagccgagctggagctgggaGCTCTAGCCGCGGAGCTTGAGCGGCACCCGACCCCTGCAAACGCGCTGAAGGCTGCCGGGCCCACTGGAGCTCTGGCGCGCGGGGCcagcaggcgcggcgcggggtcCCAATTGTAAACAAAAGAGCCCCCCAGCTGCGGCCGCAGGCGcgtctcgcccagcgccgagTGCATCATGGCACCCAAGGTGAAAAAGAAAAACGGGAAAGGCGTGAGGTAAAAATCATTTGTGTAGATGGGACGCTGAGGCGTGTGCGGGCTGAAAGAACGCGACAACGGCTGTGCAGCTGGTCACCCTGTCCAGCGCTGGTACCCGTGTTTGAGAGCGACTGAGACGACCGCATAGCATACATAGCATGCATGCATAGCAGGAGCGCTTCCCTCCAGCTCAAGTGAGCATGAGAGAGGGGCGCCGCCATAACAAGACGAGACCTGTTGCACAAGGTTCAAGCCGTCTCTGGCTCAGGCAGACGCACCAGGAccgcagtgcagtgcagccaCGCGtgtcatcgacgacggcagctctCGCGACTCGGAGCAAGGCGAGCGCGCGCTCACTGCCATGCAAGCACCGTGCGTGCACATAGTCGAACAAGAATGAGAAAGAAAAGCAAGGCTACTCACCGAGTCGCGCACGCGAAGGAAGCTCTCCGGGTCGACGAGACGCGTCGGGACACCGGTGGCCATGCCGACGGGAACGGGTGGcacgggcatcatggccgtggcAGGAGGCGGGTGAACCATAGTGGGCGCGGGGACAACGGGGACTTTGGCCTTGTCGTCTGCCTTCTTGGAAGGGCGAGGCATGGTAACAAAGCTGGGGCGCTGTGTGGTGTTtctggcgctggcgttggcgctcacttttttttttgggcgACGCGCTGTTTGTTGCTGTTGTGAGAAGCCGCTGTGCGGATGAGAAAGAAGGCTGttttggcggcggtgatgtgCTGGACCCGGGCGGCTTGGAGAGCTTTGCGCGGGCGGTAATGAGTGCTGGAAGGGGGACAGACGGCGATGTGCAACTGAGAGGTTTGGTTGGGGGAGCAGGAGAGAGGAGAGTGCTGAAGAATCAAGGTTTTGGAAAAActcggggggcgggggggcctgCTTTTaccctcgcggcggcgctgcgcaatCAACGGCCTGGCAGGCCAGTCCGGGCAGGGTAGGCGCGAAAATTTGCCTCGCACCCCCTCTTTCTGGGCTCCCACTGACCTGAGGTCCCAGGCCCCGTAGCAAAACAGGGCCCCCTCCCAACCCGACCTATGctggtcgcccgcccgccagccagccccgcTCATTCTGGGCGGACACCTCTCCTCCCGTCAGAGCAGGCAGCCTCCTCAGTGGCCACAGCACgtaccagcgccgccgcctgcaccacctgcaccacctgcaccacctgcacctgggctgcaccaccaccaccacccccgaGCAAGTTCAGACGGGCGAGGGGGGGGttccagctcggccgtcaACAAcagggacgggagggaggtcTGGTGtgtcccccccctccccccccatCGTCGGGCAACGCCCGCAGGCACCCgagtcctcctcctggcATGGCAGCAGGGCTTCTCTGAGGCCCGTGACGGCCGCTCTCGCCGACCATTCCGTCATCCGCTGCCAAATGGGGTGCAGCGACCTAGCGGAGTCTTCTCTAACTCCAGCGCGttctcggccagcagcacctcgtcggGCATGCTTCCAACCCCCGCGGCTGCTTGGACCTTTCCATCCCGCCCTCTCGTTGCCTACTCCtggcacacgcacacactgTGGCCCTGAGGCTCGGGGCCATATTCAGCCCGATAACAGCTGAGAGGCACGACGACACCACAGCACCCGACAtggcagcacagcacagggGAGCTGCCTCCGGCCGGTCCGCCGCGCGTCTACCaccggccgaccgaccgacctcCACTGGCTCCCAGCGTTCAGAGCTGTCCCCGCGACAACTGCCTTCCTGCTACAAGCTGTATCCAGGCAGGTGCCAGGTAAATGCACTCCGCTCCACGGCCACCGCCGTATCCGTTTGCGGCACACAAAGTACACTCGCCGTACTCTGGCATCACGTGCATACTGTCATTTTCTTCATTGCTGCTACTCAGGCGCGGGCTCGGCATCAGTTCAACCTCTTCCGTCACGTCGTTGCGGCGGCCGATGCGCGTGCGTCACGTTGGTGGATTGAGGGCGCTGCCCCCGCGACTTACACGGGGTGCCGTGGACTCGCTAGATCCgcccgaggacctcgaggggACTCTCTGGTGATGCCCCCAGGACACCTTTCAGCGCGGTTAGTGAGAGTTTGAGCCGCTGCTGAGGCCGCACCCACCTCACCCAGCTGTCCAATTGCGGCCTGCCAGCGCCACCCAAAGGTCCAGGTCGTTCCAGCGCCTGCAGGTGGGTGTGTAGATTTCAGCACGGCCAGCGCCCGCACAGCATGTCTGTGCCCAGCGCTGAGAGCGCGGTAATGGGCACCGGGCGGTCCGGATGACCCAAGCCCAGGTGCCCAGTAAATTGAAGGGgtctctcctccccccctccccccaaatCTCCCTCGGAGGTAGGTCGGTTCAGTCCCATCTTCCAGCTCCCTCCTAAGCAGTCGTTTGGTGCTCCTCCCGCCCCTCAGCGACTCAATGGGACTACCTACTAACCGCCCATACCATACCTCACCACCCTTTGGAGAAGGGAGCCTGgaaggcgaggcgctggaagCCGCCACTTCAGGGCCCTTCTATCGCGTCCGGAGTCGGGCTGCTGCCATTCTGTCCTCCACAGCACATTAGTAGCTACTAACCTGGCTAGCTGTGTCGACCTTTGATTTTCCAGGCCTGGTCCCCCTCCCTTCTGTGCGATGGCTTCGGCTGCCCGCGAGCGCTGGAGACAGCACCTCCGAGCTTGTCCCTGAGCAGCGGCCGAGGCATCCAAGGCCAGATTCCCCGCCAGCGTCTCTGATAGTACCCGGCCATCTCGTAGCGGTAGCAGATCCGCGGTGCGCTCGACGCTTGCCATGATCACATCCGCAAGCCCAACTGAACGCGCGCCAGAGGCTGTCGGCGTCGCTTCCAGAACGCGCCAGGCTAGGAAGCCTCACAACAGACCTTTTGGTCGAAGGCTTGGCGACTGGAAGCGCAACGCTGGAAAGACATCAACGTCGCCATTCTACCTTACCTCAGCAACCCACAGGCTCACGACGACTGTTGTGCCTGTACATTCGGGCAACCCTTGCTTGACCTTGTTACACAGGGCCCCGAAGTCGTTGCAGGAGACCCCCGCGGTGATATGTCGCCATGCCTTACCTCGTCCGTGTGTGCTACCAGCGCTTTCCCTTCAGCCAGGGCACCTTGTATTAGTTCGTGCCGTGGTGACTCCACGACGCAAGCAACGATGCGGATGCGTGAGCGCCGCCGTTTTGCGTAACACTATGGCGCGCCCATGCTGAGAGAGGCAAGAGCAAGACTCAGGAGGGCAGTCGACGCGAGCGAGTCTTGGTGACGCCCCGGGCTGGCAGCACAGAATGAGATCCCGTCACGGGCCACAACAATAGACGGGTGCTCTGCCAGACGCGGGACGTACTACACGTACTGGCTTGCTGTGCAGACTTGCGAACGAAACAAAAATGCATGCAAAGAGCCACGCGCTGCTCCACAGGGCTGCAGGCCGCTTGATTTCCCGCGGCGAAGCATGAGATGTGAGTTTTGGAGACTTACATGCTCGCCGTTCCCTCaagacacgcacgcacgcacgcgttCGACAAGCTTCCCCCGCCCAGGCGTGTCGTCTGATCGAGACAGCCGGCCGGGTATCTGGTTTGGTGGGAGGCTCTGCCCAGCAAGCTGCCCGGTgccgcctggctggccaATCGCTGCGGGGTCCCTTGCCGCCCAGGGACCAAGCTTGATTCACTGATGTGTTTCAGGACGCAGCACAGGGCCCCTGGACTGGACGCAAGACGTACAGTGGGGCCGCGCAGTACCGGGCGTGGCTAGCCAATCCACTGGACAAGCTTGTACACCAACCTAAGTTCAAAGAAAGTGGTAAAGTCGGGTACCTCGAAGCTGGGCAGTTTGCTGGGGCATGGCCTCGCCAGCAGACGCGGCGGGGCAATCGATGGAACGGATGGATGCCCTCACTGCCCGCCCGGGCCTGAGATGAGGGTGCCTCGGCGGTGTGTCCACTCCCGTCCAGTGCAGTCCTGTGAGGCCGCCGTTGAAGAGggagccgacggcgactgTGCTGAGCGGAGATTGGAGCTTCCCACGTTGGGTGACATCACTCGGCCACAAAGCCAGCTGAGAGCTCCCATCCCACGGAGGGCCCCGCCGCTAACAACAGCCGAGCTGGCATCGCAATTcat
This region of Purpureocillium takamizusanense chromosome 9, complete sequence genomic DNA includes:
- the HMO1 gene encoding high mobility group protein (EggNog:ENOG503NX8P~COG:B): MPRPSKKADDKAKVPVVPAPTMVHPPPATAMMPVPPVPVGMATGVPTRLVDPESFLRVRDSAVGRLNTIIELIRSFTTDYVRQTNLLLGEATADGGADLLSSFENTAAQLIMPIPELHQPVEEKKERKKRTHDPNAPKRPLTPYFLYMQHARSIIANDLGAEAPKGAVQEEGQRRWAHMSPTEKKGWNAAYQYNLRLYNARVHSYKQGNPLAKNMNDDEALKYAEDFQIPMPEIKDTPAEAPNNDHDAIAEQLQQGADDAKTPKKAAGGRKRKTATPAADTSIMEPKATPASPDKKRRRTSTKAVDDKEEPKKSGRKKTKSS